The following is a genomic window from Acidobacteriota bacterium.
GCAGGCACCCGCTCCTCGACATCCACTGTGAGCGTGACGTGGTGATGCTCGGCCAAACCCTTGGGACGTCGGAGCGGCCGGAACACACCGTCCTCGAACACGGCAGGAATGGTCTGGCTCATGAACATCATCCTAGCA
Proteins encoded in this region:
- a CDS encoding antitoxin family protein — encoded protein: MSQTIPAVFEDGVFRPLRRPKGLAEHHHVTLTVDVEERVPALAEVSGSLSTEDAQELREIIDREFERVDPKEW